From one Mycobacterium colombiense CECT 3035 genomic stretch:
- a CDS encoding carbohydrate kinase family protein codes for MSRGLVIGESLIDIVGSDEHVGGSPLNVAVGLGRLGREVDFLTSIADDPYGRRIVDYVEAAGVQLVSESRAAQRTPTARSTIAEDGSADYVFDLDWRLSGTPPVAPPLFVHTGSIAAVQDPGCLAVAALIDTYRVSATVTFDPNVRPSLIADRDLAVERIEHLVERSDIVKVSEEDLRWIDPDRPPEQIAQTWQGLGPAIVAVTLADRGAVAFCAAGVARVPTRAVRVVDTVGAGDSFMAGLLDALWESGSLGGDRRAELRAIDVDALTTALEAASLAAALTVARPGADLPDRAALDAASQG; via the coding sequence ATGAGCCGCGGGCTGGTGATCGGCGAGTCGCTGATCGATATCGTCGGGAGCGACGAGCACGTCGGCGGCAGTCCGCTCAACGTCGCCGTCGGACTCGGCCGGCTGGGCCGCGAGGTCGACTTCCTGACCTCGATCGCCGACGACCCGTACGGGCGGCGCATCGTCGACTATGTCGAAGCCGCAGGGGTGCAACTGGTTTCGGAAAGCCGGGCCGCACAGCGCACGCCGACCGCGCGGTCAACCATCGCCGAAGACGGGTCGGCCGACTACGTGTTCGATCTGGACTGGCGGCTCTCCGGGACACCGCCGGTCGCCCCGCCGCTATTCGTCCACACCGGATCGATTGCCGCCGTGCAGGATCCGGGCTGCCTGGCGGTCGCGGCGCTGATCGACACCTATCGAGTCTCGGCCACGGTCACCTTCGATCCCAACGTCCGCCCGTCGCTGATCGCCGACCGGGACCTTGCGGTGGAACGCATCGAGCACCTTGTCGAGCGCAGCGACATCGTGAAGGTCAGCGAGGAAGACCTGCGCTGGATCGACCCCGATCGCCCGCCCGAGCAGATCGCCCAGACGTGGCAGGGGTTGGGTCCGGCCATCGTGGCGGTGACGCTGGCCGACCGGGGCGCGGTGGCCTTCTGCGCGGCGGGTGTCGCGCGGGTGCCGACGCGCGCCGTGCGCGTGGTCGACACGGTCGGTGCCGGTGACTCGTTCATGGCCGGTCTGCTCGACGCGCTGTGGGAGTCGGGGTCGCTGGGTGGGGACCGTCGCGCCGAGTTGCGCGCGATCGACGTCGACGCGCTGACGACGGCGCTGGAGGCGGCGAGTCTGGCCGCGGCGCTGACCGTCGCTCGCCCCGGAGCCGACCTGCCGGATCGTGCCGCGCTGGACGCGGCTTCGCAGGGCTGA
- a CDS encoding mannitol dehydrogenase family protein encodes MASAINLNNAIDLNNASLSELPIDAPKYDRGSVSVGIAHIGAGHFHRAHQAAYINLLLQQGLAHEWGICGIGVMPSDWTMRDVLNDQDGLYTLILENPNGSRDAQVIGSIIDYRYAPDDPDSALEVLTAPSTRIISLTITEGGYRDPDGPAFTLITEALARRRQRGIAAPTIVSCDNIENNGEVARRTVLASAEHVDPELAEWVAEHARFPSSMVDRITPATTLEMAAEVRRDFGVNDRWPVVAEPFTAWVIEDDFADGRPPLEQAGVLLVDDVRPYELMKLRLLNAGHQCLAYFAHLCGFKFVHEAASDPLFAEFLHEYFESEAIPTLPPVPGIDLHEYGRTLVERFANPAVRDTVARVCAYSSDRIPKFLYPVICDNLAHGGPVRLAAAVVASWARYAEGVDEWGNPYEVLDQLADSLIPIARSQHENPTVFIEITAVFCDLAHQPRFVEAYLWALDSLHSKGARATLDALVR; translated from the coding sequence ATGGCCAGCGCGATCAATCTGAACAATGCGATCGATCTGAACAATGCGTCGCTCTCCGAGCTGCCTATCGACGCGCCGAAGTATGACCGCGGCAGCGTCAGCGTCGGGATCGCGCACATCGGCGCGGGCCACTTCCACCGGGCGCATCAGGCCGCTTACATCAATCTGCTGCTGCAGCAAGGCTTGGCGCACGAGTGGGGCATTTGCGGGATCGGTGTGATGCCCTCCGACTGGACCATGCGCGACGTCCTCAACGATCAGGACGGGCTGTACACGCTGATCTTGGAGAACCCCAACGGGAGCCGGGACGCCCAGGTGATCGGCTCGATCATCGACTACCGCTACGCCCCGGACGATCCGGATTCGGCTTTGGAGGTGCTGACCGCCCCGTCCACCCGGATCATCTCGCTGACCATCACCGAAGGTGGCTACCGCGACCCCGATGGTCCGGCGTTCACCCTGATCACCGAGGCGCTCGCCCGGCGTCGCCAACGCGGGATCGCCGCGCCGACGATCGTCTCCTGCGACAACATCGAGAACAACGGCGAGGTCGCCAGGCGCACCGTGCTCGCAAGCGCCGAACACGTGGATCCCGAATTGGCCGAGTGGGTGGCGGAGCACGCCCGGTTCCCGAGCTCGATGGTCGATCGCATCACTCCGGCAACAACTTTGGAGATGGCCGCGGAAGTGCGACGCGACTTCGGCGTCAACGACCGGTGGCCGGTGGTGGCCGAGCCGTTCACCGCCTGGGTGATCGAGGATGACTTCGCCGACGGTCGGCCGCCGCTGGAGCAAGCGGGCGTGCTGTTGGTCGACGATGTGCGCCCGTACGAGCTGATGAAGCTGCGACTGCTCAACGCGGGGCATCAGTGCCTGGCCTACTTCGCCCATCTGTGCGGCTTCAAGTTCGTCCACGAGGCCGCAAGCGATCCGTTGTTCGCCGAATTCCTGCATGAGTACTTCGAATCCGAGGCCATTCCGACGCTTCCGCCGGTACCCGGAATCGACCTGCATGAGTACGGCCGCACCCTGGTCGAGCGGTTTGCCAACCCTGCCGTGCGGGACACCGTCGCGCGGGTGTGCGCCTACTCGTCGGACCGCATCCCGAAGTTTCTGTATCCCGTCATCTGCGACAACCTGGCCCACGGCGGGCCGGTCCGGCTGGCCGCAGCGGTGGTGGCGAGCTGGGCCCGATACGCCGAGGGTGTCGACGAGTGGGGCAACCCGTACGAGGTGCTGGACCAGCTGGCGGACTCGCTCATTCCGATCGCCAGGTCGCAGCACGAGAACCCGACCGTGTTCATCGAGATCACCGCGGTGTTCTGCGATCTGGCCCACCAGCCCCGCTTCGTCGAGGCGTACCTCTGGGCGTTGGATTCGTTGCACAGCAAGGGAGCTCGCGCAACGCTGGATGCCTTGGTGCGATGA
- the pstC gene encoding phosphate ABC transporter permease subunit PstC translates to MAAAAGSTIVVAILLIAVFLLLRAVPSLRVNHANFFTSAKFSTSDPNRLAFGIRDLLMVTVLSSLSALVLAVPVAVGIAVFLTQYAPKRLARPFAAVVDLLAAVPSIIFGLWGIFVLAPQIEPVAAFLNRNLGWLFLFKQGNVSLAGGGTIFTAGVVLSVMILPIVTSVSREVFRQTPHIQMEAAQALGATKWEVVRMTVLPFGRSGVIAASMLGLGRALGETVAVLIILRSAARPGNWSLFDGGYTFASKIASAAAEFSSPLPTGAYISAGFALFVLTFIVNALARAIAGGKVNG, encoded by the coding sequence ATGGCCGCCGCCGCTGGCTCGACGATCGTGGTCGCCATCCTGTTGATCGCGGTCTTCCTGTTGCTGCGCGCCGTCCCGTCGTTGCGCGTCAACCACGCGAACTTCTTCACCAGCGCGAAGTTCAGCACCAGCGACCCGAACAGGCTGGCGTTCGGGATCCGCGACCTGCTGATGGTCACGGTGCTCAGCTCGCTCAGCGCGCTGGTGCTGGCCGTCCCGGTCGCGGTGGGTATCGCCGTGTTCCTCACCCAGTACGCGCCGAAGCGGCTGGCACGCCCCTTCGCCGCGGTGGTGGATCTGCTGGCCGCGGTGCCGTCGATCATCTTCGGGCTGTGGGGAATCTTCGTGCTCGCACCCCAGATCGAGCCGGTCGCCGCGTTTCTCAACCGCAACCTGGGCTGGCTGTTCCTGTTCAAGCAGGGCAACGTCTCGCTGGCCGGTGGCGGCACCATTTTCACCGCCGGCGTCGTGCTCTCGGTGATGATCCTGCCCATCGTCACGTCCGTCTCGCGCGAGGTGTTTCGGCAGACCCCGCACATCCAGATGGAGGCGGCGCAGGCGCTCGGCGCCACCAAGTGGGAGGTGGTGCGGATGACCGTGCTGCCCTTCGGCCGCAGTGGTGTCATCGCGGCCTCGATGCTGGGGCTGGGCCGCGCGCTGGGCGAGACCGTGGCGGTGCTGATCATCCTGCGTTCGGCCGCCCGCCCGGGTAACTGGTCGCTGTTCGACGGCGGCTACACGTTCGCCTCGAAGATCGCATCGGCGGCCGCGGAGTTCAGCTCGCCGCTGCCGACGGGGGCGTACATCTCGGCGGGATTCGCGCTCTTCGTCCTGACGTTCATCGTCAACGCGCTCGCCCGCGCGATCGCCGGCGGCAAGGTCAACGGATGA
- a CDS encoding HAD family hydrolase, translating into MTAGLTFVRDFDPAPITTLLCDADDNLFGSERPAFDASTEVTNRFLARFGVTAPLSSEELRKRAVGKNFRNTALDLAVQCEVPLDPTLAQGRPAAVVASPGDVASGKALCADELETWVRDERERVTAHLSATLTPDPQVIEPLRALAGRYALAAVSSSATKRLRACFIATGLDSLLPEAVTFSAEDSLPVPTSKPDPAVYLHCGQVLGVAAEQGLAIEDSVAGVKSAVAAGYATVGNLMFVLPDERAGRREDLIDAGAVAITDSWRALADVLLSSAVPAARSPLP; encoded by the coding sequence ATGACCGCGGGCCTGACCTTCGTGCGTGATTTCGACCCGGCGCCGATCACCACATTGCTGTGCGACGCCGACGACAACCTGTTCGGTTCGGAGAGGCCCGCGTTCGACGCCTCGACCGAGGTGACGAATCGTTTCCTGGCCAGGTTCGGCGTGACGGCCCCGCTGAGCTCCGAGGAGTTGCGCAAGCGCGCCGTCGGGAAGAACTTCCGTAACACGGCGCTCGACCTGGCGGTGCAGTGCGAGGTTCCGCTCGATCCGACGTTGGCCCAGGGCCGCCCCGCCGCGGTGGTCGCCTCACCCGGCGACGTGGCGAGCGGCAAGGCGTTGTGCGCCGACGAACTCGAGACGTGGGTGCGCGATGAGCGTGAACGGGTCACCGCCCACCTGTCGGCCACCCTGACCCCCGATCCGCAGGTCATCGAACCGCTGCGCGCCCTCGCGGGGCGCTACGCGCTCGCGGCCGTGAGCTCGAGCGCCACCAAGCGGCTGCGTGCCTGCTTCATCGCCACCGGCCTGGACTCGCTGCTCCCGGAGGCGGTGACCTTCAGCGCGGAGGATTCGCTTCCGGTGCCGACAAGCAAGCCCGATCCCGCGGTATACCTGCACTGCGGGCAGGTGCTGGGCGTCGCGGCCGAACAGGGGCTGGCCATCGAAGACTCGGTGGCGGGCGTCAAGTCCGCGGTCGCGGCCGGTTATGCCACCGTCGGCAACCTGATGTTCGTGCTGCCCGACGAGCGAGCCGGCCGCCGGGAAGACTTGATCGATGCCGGCGCGGTGGCGATCACCGACTCGTGGCGTGCTCTTGCCGACGTCCTGCTGTCGTCGGCCGTGCCGGCCGCACGGTCCCCGCTTCCATAG
- the pstA gene encoding phosphate ABC transporter permease PstA, whose amino-acid sequence MTVEALDRPVKVEVFRPLSFRRRITNNAATLFFLGTFCIALVPLIWVLWIVVERGWYAVTRSGWWTHSLHGVLPEQFAGGVYHALYGTLVQAGVAAALAVPLGLMTAVFLVEYGSGRLVRLTTFMVDVLAGVPSIVAALFIFSLWIATLGFQQSSFAVSLALVLLMLPVVVRSAEEMLRLVPDDLREASYALGVSKWKTIVRIVFPIAMPGIVSGILLSVARVIGETAPVLVLVGYSRSINVDIFHGNMASLPLLIYTELTNPEHAGFLRIWGAALTLIIMVAVINIVAGLTRFLATRKR is encoded by the coding sequence ATGACCGTTGAAGCACTGGACCGGCCGGTCAAGGTCGAGGTGTTCCGGCCGCTGAGCTTCCGGCGCCGGATCACCAACAACGCCGCGACGCTCTTCTTCCTCGGCACGTTCTGCATCGCGCTGGTACCGCTGATCTGGGTGTTGTGGATCGTCGTCGAACGCGGCTGGTACGCCGTCACGCGCTCGGGATGGTGGACCCACTCGCTGCACGGCGTGCTGCCGGAACAGTTCGCCGGCGGCGTCTACCACGCGCTCTACGGCACGCTGGTGCAGGCCGGAGTGGCCGCCGCCCTGGCCGTGCCGCTGGGCTTGATGACCGCGGTCTTCCTCGTCGAATACGGGTCCGGGCGCCTGGTGCGGCTGACGACGTTCATGGTCGACGTGCTCGCGGGCGTGCCGTCGATCGTGGCGGCGCTGTTCATCTTCAGCCTGTGGATCGCCACCCTGGGCTTCCAGCAGAGTTCGTTCGCGGTGTCGCTGGCCCTGGTCCTGCTGATGCTGCCGGTGGTGGTGCGCTCCGCCGAGGAGATGCTGCGGCTGGTGCCCGACGACCTGCGCGAGGCCAGCTACGCACTCGGCGTGTCGAAATGGAAGACCATCGTGCGGATCGTCTTCCCGATCGCGATGCCCGGCATCGTGTCCGGGATCTTGTTGTCCGTCGCGCGGGTCATCGGTGAAACCGCGCCGGTGCTGGTGCTCGTCGGCTACAGCCGCTCGATCAACGTCGACATCTTCCACGGCAACATGGCGTCGCTGCCGCTGCTGATCTACACCGAGCTCACCAACCCCGAACACGCGGGTTTCCTGCGGATCTGGGGTGCGGCCTTGACCCTGATCATCATGGTCGCCGTCATCAACATCGTCGCGGGGCTGACCCGGTTCCTGGCCACCCGCAAGCGCTGA
- a CDS encoding Ku protein, whose protein sequence is MRSIWKGSIAFGLVNVPVKVYSATQDHDIKFHQVHAKDNGRIRYQRVCEVDGETVEYRDIARAYESDDGQMVIITDDDIATLPEERSREIEVLEFVPASDVDPMLFDRSYFLEPDSKSSKSYVLLAKTLAETDRMAIVHFTLRNKTRLAALRVKDFGKRDVMVIHTLLWPDEIRDPDFPILDKKVEVKPAELKMAGQVVESMAEEFNPDRYHDDYQEQLHELVQAKLEGGEAFTTEEQPKQLDETEDVSDLLAKLEASVKARSGNGKAPAKKTAAKKAPAKKTAAKKAPAKKAASKAASKS, encoded by the coding sequence ATGCGCTCCATCTGGAAGGGTTCCATCGCGTTTGGACTGGTGAACGTCCCGGTCAAGGTGTACAGCGCCACCCAGGACCACGACATCAAGTTCCACCAGGTGCACGCCAAGGACAACGGCCGCATCCGCTACCAACGCGTTTGCGAGGTGGACGGTGAGACGGTGGAATACCGTGACATCGCCCGGGCTTACGAGTCCGACGACGGTCAGATGGTCATCATCACCGACGACGACATCGCCACGCTGCCCGAGGAACGCAGCCGCGAGATCGAAGTACTGGAGTTCGTGCCTGCCAGCGACGTCGACCCGATGCTGTTCGACCGCAGCTACTTCCTGGAGCCGGACTCGAAGTCATCGAAATCCTATGTGCTGCTTGCCAAGACGCTTGCCGAGACGGATCGGATGGCGATCGTGCACTTTACGCTGCGCAACAAGACCCGGCTTGCGGCGTTGCGGGTCAAGGACTTCGGCAAGCGCGACGTGATGGTGATCCACACGTTGTTGTGGCCCGACGAGATTCGCGACCCGGACTTTCCCATCCTGGACAAGAAGGTCGAGGTCAAGCCCGCCGAACTCAAGATGGCGGGGCAGGTGGTGGAGTCGATGGCCGAGGAGTTCAATCCCGATCGCTACCACGACGACTACCAGGAGCAGCTGCACGAGCTGGTCCAAGCCAAACTCGAAGGCGGAGAAGCGTTCACCACCGAGGAGCAGCCGAAGCAGCTGGACGAGACCGAGGACGTCTCGGATCTGCTCGCCAAGCTGGAGGCCAGCGTGAAGGCGCGTTCCGGCAACGGCAAGGCGCCCGCGAAGAAGACCGCGGCGAAGAAGGCCCCGGCGAAGAAGACGGCCGCCAAGAAGGCGCCGGCCAAGAAGGCGGCCTCCAAGGCGGCCTCGAAGTCCTGA